In Bacteroidota bacterium, the DNA window CGCTTGGCCTTTTTTTATTTAAATCTAATACCTCTAATTATTACGTTTTCTTACGATTATTTGATCTATTCTTGTTCATGAATGCAACGCGCACTATAATTCTTACGTAAAACTGCACAACTTGCTTAAAGACACAATAGATTGATGGAAACTGTATACCTTGTCAGCCTCCTCGTGGGCGGTTTTTTTGTATTGCTCTCCGTTCTTGGAGGCGACTCAGAAGCCGACACAGATTTTGAGGCTGACATGGATGTCGACTTTGATGCTGAGTTAGATGTTGATCTGGACGTATCGTTAGAAACTGACCTGGGTGGCGACATAAGCGCCGGCCCTGGTTTCATCGACTTATTGTCTATCCGCGCCCTCTTCCTTTTTGCCGCGTTCTTCGGCCTCACAGGCTACGGCCTGACCTGGGTAGACACAAACAGCGTCTTCACGCTTGTCGCTGCAATTACTGTCGGACTCCTCGCCGGACTTGGTGGCAATTATGTCATCAAACGGTTTGGCTATGCTGAAATATCGAGCGATGTTACGCTCAACGAATTAAAAGGCAAGACGGGTAAAGTGCTGCTGCCGTTCACTGCTGGTGAAAAAGGTAAAATTAGCGTTGTCGTAAAAGGCCATCAACTCCGCCTTGTTGCCAGGCCACTCGATGATAGCTCTGAAGAGTCGTTCCAGCAAGGCGAAGAGATAGTCGTTGTGCGCACGAAGGACGGCGTTGTCGAAGTTGTAAAACCCACGTGACCTACGGGCCTACTGCCCGGTTTTAGATAAACGTGATTCCCTGACACCGGAGTATTCCGGATACATGCGGGCCTGCTGCTGCTGTAGGCCATAATCGTAAGGAGGTCCATCTATGGAAGCTGCATTTATTATTGCCGGCGCCATCATCTTCATCTTCATGACTATTTTTGGCATTTTCAGGGCCAATCTGAAAATCTGTCAACCCAACGAAGTCCTCATTTTCAGTGGGCGCAATCGTCAACTAAGCGACGGCAGTACCCTGGGCTACCGTGTTATCCGCGGCGGAAGAAGCTTCCGTTGGCCTATCATTGAACAGGTAGATCGGTTGGAATTGAATACCATCCCAATCGACCTGTCCGTTACCAATGCTTACTCAAAAGGGGGCATTCCACTAACAGTTCGCGCAATTGCCAACGTGAAAGTTGCCTCCAACGAGCCTGAGCTCAACAACGCGGTGGAACGCTTACTCGGTAAACCGCTTGGTGATATCCAGGTCATCGCCAAAGAAACCCTCGAAGGTAACCTGCGCGGCGTTTTGGCAACCCTTACACCCGAAGAGGTTAATGAGGACCGACTCAAATTTGCCCGCACCCTGCTTGATGAAGCTGATAACGACTTGAGTGCACTCGGCCTGCAGCTCGACACGCTTAAAATCCAGAGTGTCGAAGACGACCGGGGCTATCTCGATGCTATTGGTCGGCAAAGAACAGCACAAATTATCTCTGCTGCCGAAGTAACAGAAGCCCAGCAGAAGCAGCATGCCCGTCTGGCTGAAGCAACAGCAGACAAATCTATCGCAGAAGCGGAAAACGAAGTGCGTATTGTGAAAGCACAGTTAGCTGCAGAAGCCGAGGCAGAAGAAGCCAAAGTTAGTATTGCCGCAAAAGTTGCAGAGGCGCGCGCCGAGCAAGAGCTTGCTGAGCAGGAAATTACGCTGGCAGAGAAAAGGCAGCGCTCTTCGGTCATTGTGGCTGCAGAAGCAGAACGCATGGCCAAAGAAGAGATTGCCAAAGGTAATGCCGCGCGCATCCTCGAAGACGGCCAGGCAGAAGTGGAAGTGCTGCGCCGCAAACTTGAGCTATGGAACCAGGCCGGCCCAGATGCAGAGCGCCTCTTCCTGATTCAAATGTTGCCAGAAATCATCCAACAGGTTGTGAATACCGTTGATAACCTGCAGATTGACAAAATCACCGTGGTCGATAGCGGCACGGGCGGTAGTGGGGTGCCTGCCGTCTTCAATCAGATTGCGGGCGCTACGCCTGCCCTGCTTGAAAGCCTTAAAGCATCCACCGGTGTGGATATTGCCGGCATGCTCAGTCAGGCCTCTCAAAACCAAACAGGGCCCTCCAATTCTAGCGGGGACCCTACAGGAAATGGTGATTGATGGCATAGCCAACGTTTAATGTGTGACGTGCCGGACAGCCGCAGGCCCCTAACACGGGGCATAACAGCTTGTCCGGCACGTTTTTTAATATGACGTCCGTATCACGCGCGATTGCGCTACGCGTCCTACACCCGTCATGTCAACAGTAAACGATGCGCCAAAAATGTTGTCATCGCCGGCATCAACCACCACCTGGGCTTCGTAGACAGCCGGGCGCACATGGGCGATATCTGCAACAATACGGTCAAAGCCACCCGGGAATACCCAATCAGCTTTGCCTTCAACGCGTTCTTTCAGGTTGCCGCCTGCATCATACAGTTCAAACCATACCTGCGGCTTCACAAGCATGTCTCCTGTATTTACCATCACAGCTTCCAACTGCTTGCTATTACGCTCCCCTTTCACTTTCACCACATTGATAGCTAAACCTGCGTCACCGGTGCCTTTAATTTCCGTTGCAATATCTGTCAAACGGTGCCGGCTGTAAGGGCGCACAAATTCTGAGGCACCCAGCGCAACAACATCAACGGTGAGCGTGCTCCAGTAGGTGCCGGCGGGAGGCTCGGTGTCCATGCGCAGGGGCACCACTACCTCATAAGGCACTCTAGTTACTTCACCAGCGCGAATCGTCATGCGCTGCACTTCATGCGTTACCCATCCGGCATTGGAGCG includes these proteins:
- a CDS encoding SPFH domain-containing protein, with translation MEAAFIIAGAIIFIFMTIFGIFRANLKICQPNEVLIFSGRNRQLSDGSTLGYRVIRGGRSFRWPIIEQVDRLELNTIPIDLSVTNAYSKGGIPLTVRAIANVKVASNEPELNNAVERLLGKPLGDIQVIAKETLEGNLRGVLATLTPEEVNEDRLKFARTLLDEADNDLSALGLQLDTLKIQSVEDDRGYLDAIGRQRTAQIISAAEVTEAQQKQHARLAEATADKSIAEAENEVRIVKAQLAAEAEAEEAKVSIAAKVAEARAEQELAEQEITLAEKRQRSSVIVAAEAERMAKEEIAKGNAARILEDGQAEVEVLRRKLELWNQAGPDAERLFLIQMLPEIIQQVVNTVDNLQIDKITVVDSGTGGSGVPAVFNQIAGATPALLESLKASTGVDIAGMLSQASQNQTGPSNSSGDPTGNGD